From one Synechocystis sp. PCC 6803 substr. PCC-P genomic stretch:
- a CDS encoding MSMEG_0567/Sll0786 family nitrogen starvation N-acetyltransferase, with protein MRNVALVQHYQHLQNRELFTMSNNRFQFELAESAAEIQGYFALRRAIFCEEQGIFAGHDFDETDQFAYPIVALDTETPGKPTVVGAVRIYENEPNVWYGGRLGVHQNYRRVGRIGKGLIYKAVTAAHGWGCTKFFATVQLQNVRFFQRQHWHSLQEIEICDRPHHLMEADLDFYPPVVYSRPKLDLALLQVS; from the coding sequence GTGCGAAATGTGGCGCTTGTTCAGCATTATCAACATTTGCAAAATAGAGAGCTTTTTACGATGTCAAACAATCGTTTTCAGTTTGAACTGGCAGAATCTGCGGCAGAAATTCAAGGGTATTTTGCCCTACGCAGAGCAATTTTTTGTGAGGAACAGGGCATTTTTGCCGGACATGATTTTGATGAGACGGATCAGTTTGCCTATCCAATTGTTGCCCTAGATACGGAGACTCCTGGTAAACCTACAGTAGTAGGTGCGGTGCGGATTTATGAAAATGAACCGAATGTCTGGTATGGCGGTCGGCTAGGAGTACATCAAAATTACCGGCGAGTGGGTCGCATTGGCAAGGGTTTGATTTATAAAGCTGTTACCGCTGCCCATGGTTGGGGTTGTACTAAGTTTTTCGCGACGGTGCAATTGCAAAATGTGCGTTTTTTTCAGCGACAACATTGGCATTCCCTTCAGGAAATTGAGATCTGCGATCGCCCCCATCATTTAATGGAAGCGGACTTAGATTTTTATCCCCCCGTGGTCTATAGTCGACCGAAGCTCGATCTTGCTTTATTGCAGGTTTCTTAA
- a CDS encoding MSMEG_0568 family radical SAM protein: protein MNKQRLITELQSKGLRLVDPNAKDLGRKGGAGPSDHRAVTVDGTTVMVPIYTSTAAASPYSINLASMPPKTVLSKGDEEIAAIALPRQPKFYDLKTADGIPYSHIALLHSNNVLATTVQQTCIRYRDESTVCQFCAIEKSLDAGRTITRKLPEQLAEVTEAAVRLDGIEQVIMTTGTPNSGDRGAAYLTKCAAAIKARVNIPIQAQCEPPDDFIWFERMKAAGVDSLGMHLEAVDPDVRAKIMPGKAEVPVSYYYEAYEAAVKVFGWGQVSTYLLAGLGDSFETLVEASEKLVNMGVYPFVVPFVPISETPLANHPAPDSDFMFALYQRVGTIIKQSQISSVDMKAGCAKCGACSALSTFAK from the coding sequence ATGAATAAGCAACGTCTCATCACAGAACTGCAATCCAAAGGGTTGCGACTGGTGGATCCAAATGCCAAAGATCTTGGGCGCAAAGGCGGTGCAGGGCCTTCAGATCATCGGGCAGTGACGGTGGATGGGACGACGGTGATGGTGCCAATCTATACTTCCACCGCTGCGGCATCGCCCTACAGTATCAACCTTGCATCCATGCCCCCAAAGACGGTTTTGAGCAAAGGGGACGAAGAGATTGCGGCGATCGCCCTGCCCCGTCAACCTAAATTCTATGATTTGAAGACAGCAGATGGTATTCCCTATTCGCACATTGCGCTACTGCACAGCAACAATGTTTTAGCGACGACGGTTCAGCAAACCTGTATACGTTATCGCGATGAGTCCACTGTTTGTCAATTTTGCGCCATAGAAAAATCCCTTGATGCAGGTCGCACGATCACCCGTAAATTACCGGAGCAGTTAGCCGAGGTCACAGAAGCCGCAGTCCGGTTAGACGGTATCGAACAGGTGATCATGACAACGGGGACACCCAATTCAGGCGATCGTGGTGCAGCCTACCTTACAAAATGTGCAGCAGCCATTAAAGCGCGGGTCAATATTCCCATTCAGGCCCAGTGTGAACCCCCCGATGATTTTATTTGGTTCGAGCGCATGAAAGCCGCTGGCGTCGATAGTTTGGGAATGCATCTCGAAGCGGTTGATCCGGATGTTCGTGCCAAAATTATGCCCGGAAAAGCCGAGGTTCCAGTTTCCTACTATTACGAAGCTTACGAAGCCGCCGTTAAAGTCTTCGGTTGGGGACAGGTCAGCACCTATCTCTTAGCAGGGCTGGGAGATAGCTTTGAAACTTTGGTAGAAGCCTCGGAAAAGCTGGTCAATATGGGCGTTTACCCTTTTGTTGTTCCCTTCGTCCCCATTTCCGAAACACCTTTAGCAAATCACCCTGCGCCGGACAGTGATTTTATGTTTGCCCTGTATCAGAGGGTCGGCACAATCATTAAGCAATCGCAGATTTCTTCAGTAGATATGAAGGCCGGCTGTGCGAAATGTGGCGCTTGTTCAGCATTATCAACATTTGCAAAATAG
- a CDS encoding transposase, which translates to MQRVENQGECSNDEKTRRQFTKEQKSEAVKIVEQSGKPISQVAREMGLMKSALRAHL; encoded by the coding sequence ATTCAAAGAGTCGAAAATCAAGGAGAATGTTCAAATGACGAAAAAACAAGACGACAATTTACAAAGGAGCAAAAATCAGAAGCAGTAAAAATAGTAGAACAATCTGGAAAGCCCATAAGCCAAGTGGCAAGGGAAATGGGCTTGATGAAAAGTGCCCTAAGAGCCCATTTATAA
- a CDS encoding sll0787 family AIR synthase-like protein: MLTDLIIELQQTLGILHKQDIQLASRQGQQRLIGDGEAIRLGDDCAAIPDENGYLLLAAEGMAPSLITQDPWFAGWCSVLVNVSDIYAMGGRPIAVVDALWSKSSDQAQQIWAGMQAASARFNVPIVGGHTNTHSGYDALGVAILGRAKSLITSFDAQVGDRLILVSNFQGKPRPNAPYCWDAATMAETETLQKHWDLLPYLAENKLCDAGKDVSMGGIIGTALMLLETSKCGAILDLDAISCPAGLDFRQWLLSFPSYGFLLSVRPQFVKTVKACFQAEGLIAEAIATIQPGHNLTLKLGSESQLFWDLQQNPLTGFTGDS, from the coding sequence ATGTTAACTGACTTAATTATTGAACTACAGCAAACCCTTGGCATTTTGCACAAGCAGGATATTCAATTGGCATCCCGTCAAGGTCAACAGCGATTGATCGGGGATGGTGAGGCGATTCGATTAGGTGATGATTGCGCTGCAATTCCAGACGAGAATGGCTATCTACTCCTTGCGGCTGAGGGGATGGCTCCCAGTTTAATTACCCAAGATCCTTGGTTTGCAGGGTGGTGCAGTGTTTTGGTCAATGTCAGTGATATTTATGCCATGGGGGGCAGGCCGATCGCCGTGGTGGATGCCCTATGGAGTAAGTCTTCTGACCAAGCTCAGCAAATTTGGGCAGGGATGCAAGCCGCTTCGGCTCGATTTAATGTGCCCATTGTGGGCGGCCATACCAATACCCACAGTGGTTATGATGCCTTGGGAGTGGCGATTTTAGGTCGGGCAAAGTCTTTAATCACCAGCTTTGATGCCCAGGTAGGCGATCGCCTGATTCTTGTAAGCAATTTTCAAGGCAAACCGCGACCCAATGCGCCCTATTGCTGGGATGCAGCAACGATGGCAGAAACAGAAACTTTGCAAAAACACTGGGATCTTTTACCCTACCTGGCCGAAAACAAGCTATGTGATGCGGGGAAAGATGTCAGTATGGGCGGCATTATTGGTACAGCATTAATGCTTTTAGAAACATCAAAATGTGGCGCAATCCTCGACCTTGATGCCATTTCCTGTCCGGCGGGTCTAGATTTTAGGCAATGGCTACTTAGTTTTCCGAGTTATGGTTTTTTGCTGAGCGTGCGTCCTCAGTTCGTCAAAACGGTCAAGGCTTGTTTTCAGGCTGAAGGTTTAATAGCAGAGGCGATCGCCACGATACAACCGGGTCATAATCTCACCCTTAAACTAGGTTCAGAGTCCCAACTATTTTGGGATTTGCAGCAAAACCCCCTCACTGGCTTTACCGGAGATTCATAA
- a CDS encoding MSMEG_0570 family nitrogen starvation response protein produces the protein MPEVTFDIVWPDGSEDQFYSPSTVVNQYFQSGQTYELADFVQRSQKSLTLASERVRQVYGRPCSMAIAQLKKIETKAECFSHNPDPKVTIQNIDHD, from the coding sequence ATGCCCGAAGTTACATTTGACATCGTTTGGCCCGATGGTTCAGAGGATCAGTTTTATTCACCCTCCACAGTGGTCAATCAATATTTTCAGTCTGGTCAAACCTACGAATTGGCAGATTTTGTGCAGCGATCACAGAAATCTTTAACCCTTGCCAGTGAACGGGTACGGCAAGTCTATGGCAGACCCTGCTCGATGGCGATCGCCCAACTCAAAAAAATTGAAACAAAAGCAGAGTGTTTTAGTCACAATCCCGATCCCAAAGTCACTATCCAAAATATTGACCATGACTGA